The genomic window GGACAGGACGGCTATTGGCTGGTCAACTGGCTGCATCTCTACCGGGACGGTCCCGCGCCCGACACACCGCGATCGCATCTCATGCAGGCGGCCGCGCGGAACCTTACGGATGCAGATGTCGCTGATCTTGCCGCCTATTACGCGACGCTTGCTCCGGGGACGGTTGGCGAGTAGAGCGCAGGCCCGCTTCCACCGGGCGCATCGGCATCGCAACACCCGAGTTGGCTGCAGCCCTCCGGGCGACACGCGCGCTCCGGCGAGGACATTCATCAACATTCCCTCGGTTTCGCCACCGTGCATGGCTCAGGCCGAGCGGGTTGCGAAACTGCCGAGGCCTTGTTCCGGGCGTCAGTCCTTTCGGACTCGCTGGAGCCCCCCCAGCGCACCGCCACCGAGCCCGAGGGATCCCGCCTCTGGCTCCATGCGCTTGCGCAGGTAGGCCCAGAGCAGCGCCATGACGCCGATGGAGAAGTATCCGTCCACGGCGTAGTGGTAGCCGCTCCAGATCGACAGCAGCAGGATGACCGCGCAGAACAGCGCCGCCGGAAAGGCCAGCAGCGCCGAACGCTCGCCGCAATAGAGCGCGACCAGCGTGGCGACCGACACATGCACCGAGGCAAAGGCAGAGATCCCGGTGCCAAAGCTCTCGCGCCCCGCCGAGTACATTTCCCATAGGTAATCCTGCAACGCCCCCATCGTGGAGCCGTCCACCCCTGCGTAGCGCAGCGTCCAGGTCAGCATGGCAAAGCGGTTGCTGTCGTAGAGCCGGTCATAAAACACCGGCCCCACGGACATGCCGCCGAGGGCGATCATATTGCCAATGACGATCCAGCTTGCGCAATAGAGCACCAGGTAGCGCTTTACCCGCGTGTGATCGTGGTCACAGGCCACGAGGATCACCGGGAACAGGAAGGCGGCGATCAGCCAGGGTCCGTGATAGAGCGGGGTGAGGCTCAGCATGATGTCGGGGCCGAAGAGCCGGTTGATGACCGTCCAAGGGTCCGTGTCCCCATGCAACCAGGCATCGAACCGCGCGAGGTAGGGATCCGCGTAATAGGGCACGATCTGCGGCATCGTGGTCTTGAACAGCGTGAAGCCGAGGTGCAGGGCGAGGATGGCACCGAAGACCAGCGCGACATTGGCGGCGGCCCTCCTTCGGCTCGCGCCGCGCCGGGTCTCTGCGCGTAGGGCCCAATACGCCAGCGCAAGGGCGATCACACCCACGTACCAGAGCGAGACATCCGGCTCTGATCTCACCGTCCCGAGGACATCGGCGATCACCTCGTCGCGAAACAGCACGGCAATCAGAAATGAAAAGAGCGCGTAACCGACGCTGAAGGCAAAGAAGGCCAGGGCGGGGATCATGGTCTTGCTCCCCTCGGAAGCTGGCGCAAATTGGACATGGCTCTCGTCGGAATAGTTGATCGCTTAAAGCTATCTAGGCGAGAGGCACCGAGATTAAAGGCACACCCATGAGCGACGCGCGATTGCTCGCCACTTCGGCTCCGAGACAGACATCCCCGCCCAGCATGACCGCTTCAGCCAAGGCAGGTCGCTAACCACGCCGTTGGGCCTGGGTCATGCCTCCGGTTGAATTCGGTTCGCGGGGCACCCCATCAACTCGACCACGCTGCCATACTTCCACGACGTTGATCGAACCCCATCCGGCCCCTCGTCTTTCCTGCGGGGGCGCCTAATTGGTTGTGCCATCCAAGTCTCAGATGCAGAGGATCAGCCATCGGGGCAGGCCGAACCGGTCTCGATCCACGCTTTCGTCAGTTGGCCGAAGACCTCCTGCGTACCGGGGGCAGTTTCGCGCCCTTCGCCCGGCTCCCAACCCCAGCCGACAAGCCCGTCCGTGGCGTTGTGCTCATGCAGGTCGTCCATGCTGCGCCCACCGTTGCGCTCCGGATCCTTGAGCTGCGCGCAGATCTCCGCGGCGCTCTTGCCAACCCAGCCCATCTCGATCGGGGCAAGCTGCCAGGGTGAATGCCCGGGGATGGAGCCTTCGCCGGTGGTGAAGGCAAAGTTCTCCTCGCCGTGGCAGGTGTTGCAGCGCATGCCCGGT from Alloyangia pacifica includes these protein-coding regions:
- a CDS encoding phosphatase PAP2 family protein, coding for MIPALAFFAFSVGYALFSFLIAVLFRDEVIADVLGTVRSEPDVSLWYVGVIALALAYWALRAETRRGASRRRAAANVALVFGAILALHLGFTLFKTTMPQIVPYYADPYLARFDAWLHGDTDPWTVINRLFGPDIMLSLTPLYHGPWLIAAFLFPVILVACDHDHTRVKRYLVLYCASWIVIGNMIALGGMSVGPVFYDRLYDSNRFAMLTWTLRYAGVDGSTMGALQDYLWEMYSAGRESFGTGISAFASVHVSVATLVALYCGERSALLAFPAALFCAVILLLSIWSGYHYAVDGYFSIGVMALLWAYLRKRMEPEAGSLGLGGGALGGLQRVRKD
- a CDS encoding Isoquinoline 1-oxidoreductase subunit gives rise to the protein MRKTILMAALLGAAPALFALPSLAETVKGLRTVDEFDGIENETERSVALFTEMMAVIEHPRCLNCHPVGDSPRQGMDMHPHVPPVVRGDADFGAPGMRCNTCHGEENFAFTTGEGSIPGHSPWQLAPIEMGWVGKSAAEICAQLKDPERNGGRSMDDLHEHNATDGLVGWGWEPGEGRETAPGTQEVFGQLTKAWIETGSACPDG